A region from the uncultured Macellibacteroides sp. genome encodes:
- a CDS encoding sugar-binding domain-containing protein, producing MKKQVLLCCLLATVVGANAQWKPVGDKIKTKWAEQINPSAVLPEYPRPTLERSDWKNLNGEWAYAIREKGEVEPAAFDGNILVPFAIESSLSGVQKNVGEKNELWYKRLFTVPSAWKGKQVKLNFGAVDWKADVFVNDILIGSHQGGFTPFSFDITPYLNGKGEQKLVVRVWDPTEKGYQPIGKQTSRPEGIWYTSVTGIWQTVWIEPVAVNHVTAVKAIPDIDKEVVDVTVSAAKCCVADYVEVALFDGGKEVSVAKGVTDKAMRLAVKSPKLWSPESPALYTMKISLYSAGKKIDEVSSYTAMRKISTKRDANGIMRMQLNNKDYFQYGPLDQGWWPDGLYTAPTDEALLFDIKKTKDFGFNMIRKHVKVEPARWYYHCDKEGILVWQDMPSGDHGNDWAPHTYNGGTDKDRSSESIANYYQEWKEIMDLCISHPSIVMWVPFNEAWGQFKTEEVIAWTKKYDPSRLVNPASGGNHRPCGDVLDLHNYPGPGMFLFDAVRVNVLGEYGGIGLPLEGHLWQQGKNWGYVQFKNSDEVTAEYVKYANELKGFVKRGFSAAVYTQTTDVEGEVNGLMTYDRKVIKINEKAVKEANQAVIRELE from the coding sequence ATGAAGAAACAGGTATTATTATGTTGCTTGCTGGCAACAGTTGTGGGTGCAAATGCCCAATGGAAACCCGTTGGAGATAAAATCAAGACCAAATGGGCCGAACAAATTAACCCATCTGCCGTATTGCCGGAATATCCAAGACCAACTCTGGAACGATCGGATTGGAAAAACCTTAATGGCGAATGGGCTTATGCAATCCGGGAAAAAGGAGAAGTGGAGCCTGCCGCATTTGATGGTAATATATTGGTTCCTTTTGCCATCGAGTCTTCTCTGTCTGGTGTTCAGAAGAATGTAGGAGAGAAGAATGAGTTATGGTACAAACGTTTATTTACAGTTCCTTCTGCCTGGAAAGGAAAACAGGTGAAACTAAACTTTGGGGCTGTAGACTGGAAAGCGGATGTTTTTGTGAACGATATTCTGATTGGTTCTCATCAGGGAGGTTTTACACCTTTCTCGTTTGATATTACTCCTTACCTGAACGGGAAAGGCGAACAGAAGCTTGTCGTACGTGTTTGGGATCCTACCGAAAAGGGATATCAGCCTATCGGTAAACAAACTTCCAGACCAGAGGGTATCTGGTATACTTCTGTAACCGGTATCTGGCAGACTGTATGGATCGAACCTGTTGCAGTAAACCATGTGACAGCGGTTAAGGCTATTCCCGATATTGATAAAGAAGTGGTAGACGTAACGGTTTCTGCAGCCAAGTGTTGCGTTGCCGATTATGTGGAGGTAGCTTTATTTGATGGAGGAAAAGAGGTGTCGGTTGCAAAAGGTGTTACCGATAAGGCTATGCGTTTAGCTGTTAAGAGTCCTAAGCTATGGAGCCCCGAAAGTCCGGCTCTTTATACTATGAAGATATCTCTTTATAGCGCAGGAAAGAAAATTGATGAAGTTTCTTCCTATACGGCTATGCGTAAGATCTCGACTAAAAGAGATGCGAACGGCATCATGCGTATGCAGTTAAACAATAAGGATTATTTCCAATATGGTCCTCTGGATCAGGGTTGGTGGCCTGATGGTTTGTATACTGCCCCGACCGATGAGGCTTTGCTTTTTGATATAAAGAAAACCAAAGATTTTGGCTTCAATATGATTCGTAAGCATGTTAAAGTAGAACCGGCTCGCTGGTATTATCATTGTGATAAGGAAGGTATTCTTGTTTGGCAGGATATGCCCAGCGGGGATCATGGTAATGATTGGGCTCCTCATACTTATAACGGTGGCACTGATAAAGACCGTAGTTCAGAATCTATTGCAAACTATTATCAGGAGTGGAAAGAGATTATGGATCTTTGCATTTCTCATCCATCTATTGTAATGTGGGTACCTTTTAACGAAGCCTGGGGTCAGTTTAAAACAGAAGAAGTGATTGCGTGGACAAAGAAATACGATCCTTCCCGTTTGGTTAATCCTGCCAGTGGAGGTAATCACCGTCCTTGTGGCGATGTGTTGGATTTACATAACTATCCGGGGCCAGGTATGTTCTTGTTTGACGCTGTAAGGGTAAATGTATTAGGAGAGTACGGCGGAATTGGTCTTCCTTTGGAAGGTCACCTGTGGCAGCAAGGCAAAAACTGGGGATATGTTCAATTTAAGAACAGCGACGAAGTAACAGCCGAGTATGTTAAGTATGCTAACGAGCTGAAGGGTTTTGTTAAGCGCGGATTCTCTGCTGCGGTTTACACACAGACCACTGATGTAGAGGGCGAAGTGAACGGGTTGATGACTTACGATCGAAAAGTAATTAAAATTAACGAAAAAGCTGTAAAGGAAGCAAATCAAGCAGTAATTCGTGAATTAGAATAA
- a CDS encoding cellulase family glycosylhydrolase, giving the protein MKKFLFLLPAFLILALFVSCKDANKGTKVEIFLSKTWPKEKAATWMAEQPWLVGCDYIPANAINQLEMWQAETFDTVTIAKEMTLAKSIGFNTLRVYLHSLAWEADSAGFKNRINTFLDITSRNGIRPLFVIFDDCWNPYPKIGAQPQGIPFTHNSGWVQDPGMDAHKNWEAAFPKLERYVKDLLTSFADDKRILMWDLYNEPGNAGPISKDVPRPAAYGNESMPLVKKVFEWARAVNPSQPLTMGIWNLDLKELNEFQIANSDILTYHNYSNLEDHAREIKFLQMHGRPMICTEYMSRGSKSTFADILPLLKENHIGAINWGFVNGKTQTIYPWDSWDKEYKGVPDLWFHDIFNADHTPYDANEVELIRSLTGVN; this is encoded by the coding sequence ATGAAGAAGTTCTTATTTCTGCTTCCTGCTTTTCTTATATTGGCACTGTTTGTATCTTGTAAAGATGCCAACAAGGGTACTAAAGTGGAGATATTCCTTAGTAAAACATGGCCAAAGGAAAAGGCGGCGACCTGGATGGCAGAACAGCCCTGGTTGGTTGGGTGCGATTATATTCCGGCCAATGCAATTAATCAGCTTGAAATGTGGCAAGCCGAGACATTCGATACTGTGACTATTGCCAAAGAAATGACATTGGCAAAATCGATCGGTTTTAATACGCTCAGAGTGTATTTGCATAGCCTGGCATGGGAAGCCGATTCTGCTGGATTTAAGAATAGAATCAATACGTTTTTAGATATTACTTCCCGCAACGGAATTCGTCCCCTTTTTGTTATTTTTGATGATTGCTGGAATCCTTATCCCAAAATTGGCGCTCAGCCGCAGGGTATTCCTTTTACACATAATTCAGGTTGGGTACAGGATCCGGGAATGGACGCCCATAAGAATTGGGAGGCTGCATTTCCTAAACTGGAACGTTATGTAAAAGATTTGCTTACCTCTTTTGCTGATGATAAAAGAATCCTGATGTGGGATTTATACAATGAGCCGGGAAATGCTGGTCCTATCAGTAAAGATGTACCCCGTCCGGCTGCTTATGGTAACGAGTCAATGCCTTTGGTTAAAAAGGTTTTTGAATGGGCCCGTGCCGTGAATCCTTCTCAACCACTTACAATGGGGATATGGAACCTCGATTTGAAAGAGCTTAATGAATTCCAGATTGCTAATTCGGATATACTTACTTATCATAATTATTCCAATCTGGAAGACCATGCCCGGGAAATAAAGTTCCTTCAAATGCACGGACGCCCCATGATTTGTACGGAGTATATGTCCAGAGGCAGCAAGAGCACCTTTGCCGACATTCTTCCTTTGCTGAAAGAGAACCATATTGGAGCTATCAACTGGGGATTTGTAAATGGAAAGACGCAAACTATCTATCCATGGGACTCATGGGATAAGGAATATAAAGGGGTGCCTGATCTGTGGTTTCACGATATTTTCAATGCAGATCATACGCCGTATGATGCCAATGAAGTGGAGTTAATCAGATCGCTGACAGGTGTAAACTAA
- a CDS encoding RagB/SusD family nutrient uptake outer membrane protein, translated as MKKRYFLAAAAAAILMSMNSCSGFLDQDPDKILTDNQVFSDATMIKSVLANYYGRVTWGQNISDSYSYTIIDEAAKSDGGPDTRQDFEDDRWRVYDYTLIRNINQFLVSLRATTALAKSEQLAIEGEARFLRAWTYFNMCRGMGGMPIVGDEVFEYVGGMDITTLQYPRSTEAEMYDYIISECSEIAEYLTETPSTNAARATKWAALMLKARAAVYAGSIANYNNKMANPIKTAGGEVGISADKAAGYYQTALAAAKEVIAGGKYSLQLTKPDDRGKNFYEAICVKENNSEVIWSRDYIYPGQTTGFTQSNIPASHAEDIDRCYAGPILNLVEAFEYVNDRNGEIKVKDENGNYIFYENPEDAFAKKDPRLWGSIIYPGAEFKGSEVVLQAGQKLLENGKWVTLTGDADSKDANGLLITSVNGPAVNNNQYINKSGFFFRKFLDETPQSSTRGRGSDMWFPRFRIAEAYLIACEASFELGNNGQATDYINAVRERAGIQDLSSVSFDDIVRENRVEFAFEDHRYWDMKRWRLADKVWNGVTNDVNAQQWALFPYKVNAPGTPNDGKWVFEKQADHMSPYARNFQLKNYYNFINLDWINNNPKFVKNPYQ; from the coding sequence ATGAAGAAAAGATATTTTTTGGCTGCTGCTGCTGCTGCAATATTGATGTCAATGAATAGTTGTTCGGGCTTTCTGGATCAGGATCCTGATAAAATATTGACGGATAACCAGGTGTTCAGTGATGCGACAATGATCAAATCTGTTTTGGCAAACTATTATGGACGTGTTACGTGGGGGCAGAATATTAGTGATTCTTATTCGTATACAATTATTGATGAGGCGGCTAAATCTGATGGAGGTCCCGATACTCGTCAGGATTTCGAAGATGATAGATGGCGTGTGTATGATTATACACTGATTCGCAATATTAATCAGTTCTTAGTAAGTCTTCGGGCAACGACAGCTTTAGCAAAGAGTGAACAACTTGCTATTGAAGGTGAAGCCCGTTTCTTACGTGCATGGACTTACTTTAATATGTGCCGCGGAATGGGGGGGATGCCTATTGTTGGTGATGAGGTGTTCGAGTATGTAGGAGGTATGGACATTACTACTTTGCAATACCCTCGCTCTACAGAAGCTGAAATGTATGATTATATTATCAGTGAATGTTCTGAAATTGCTGAATATTTGACAGAAACTCCATCTACGAATGCTGCCCGTGCAACAAAGTGGGCTGCGTTGATGCTGAAAGCCCGTGCAGCAGTTTATGCCGGTTCCATTGCCAATTATAACAATAAAATGGCAAATCCGATAAAAACAGCTGGTGGAGAAGTGGGTATTTCCGCTGATAAAGCTGCCGGATATTATCAGACTGCTCTTGCTGCGGCCAAAGAGGTTATTGCAGGAGGTAAATATTCGCTTCAGCTAACAAAACCTGATGATCGTGGAAAGAATTTTTATGAAGCAATCTGTGTAAAAGAAAACAATTCGGAGGTTATCTGGAGTCGTGATTATATTTATCCGGGTCAGACAACAGGGTTTACGCAATCCAATATTCCGGCATCTCATGCCGAAGATATTGATCGTTGCTATGCTGGTCCGATCTTAAATCTTGTTGAAGCATTTGAATATGTGAATGATCGTAACGGAGAGATTAAGGTTAAAGATGAAAATGGCAACTATATCTTCTACGAAAACCCTGAAGATGCTTTTGCAAAAAAGGATCCTCGTTTATGGGGTTCTATAATCTATCCAGGGGCTGAATTCAAAGGGTCTGAGGTTGTTTTACAGGCTGGACAAAAGTTGTTGGAAAATGGGAAATGGGTTACTCTAACTGGCGATGCCGATTCGAAGGATGCCAACGGTTTGTTGATTACATCTGTGAATGGTCCGGCAGTTAATAACAATCAATACATTAATAAGAGCGGGTTCTTCTTCCGTAAATTCCTGGACGAAACACCTCAGTCTTCTACACGTGGACGTGGAAGTGATATGTGGTTCCCTCGTTTCCGTATTGCAGAAGCATACCTGATTGCTTGTGAAGCTTCTTTTGAACTTGGGAACAATGGTCAGGCAACAGATTATATAAATGCTGTTCGCGAACGTGCCGGAATACAGGATTTAAGCTCTGTATCATTTGATGATATTGTTCGTGAAAATCGTGTCGAATTTGCCTTTGAAGACCACCGTTATTGGGATATGAAACGTTGGCGTTTGGCTGATAAAGTATGGAATGGAGTTACAAATGATGTAAATGCACAGCAGTGGGCCTTATTCCCATACAAGGTAAATGCTCCCGGAACACCAAATGATGGCAAATGGGTGTTTGAAAAACAAGCAGATCATATGTCTCCTTACGCTCGTAATTTCCAGTTAAAGAACTATTACAACTTCATCAATCTGGATTGGATTAATAATAATCCTAAATTTGTTAAGAATCCATATCAATAA
- a CDS encoding DUF3823 domain-containing protein — protein sequence MKIISNILSFFLLAVLFTGCGLDNYEEPQSKLMGKVTYNGETLGLRGTNESVQLQIYQDGYAKHDPVAVYVNQDGTFEAMLFDGEYKLVTRNNNGPWVNDRDTVLVNVKGTTDCEVEVTPYFTISNESISLSGNTVNASLSINKIVSTATVSSVMLLVSKTAFVDEGTYIARQNLTTGAIGASTLSLDLSNNTDVAKATQLYARIGVKATGADQAIYSDVVKIK from the coding sequence ATGAAAATAATATCTAATATTTTATCCTTTTTCTTGCTTGCTGTACTGTTTACAGGCTGTGGATTGGATAACTACGAAGAACCCCAATCGAAATTGATGGGAAAGGTGACTTATAACGGCGAAACTTTAGGACTAAGAGGAACTAATGAATCCGTTCAGCTACAAATTTATCAGGATGGGTATGCCAAACATGATCCGGTAGCGGTGTATGTTAATCAGGATGGAACTTTTGAAGCCATGTTGTTTGACGGTGAATACAAACTGGTAACAAGAAACAACAATGGACCGTGGGTAAATGACCGCGATACTGTTCTTGTAAATGTGAAGGGAACTACAGATTGCGAAGTGGAGGTTACTCCTTATTTTACCATTTCCAACGAATCGATCTCTTTGAGTGGTAATACGGTAAATGCTTCTTTGTCAATAAATAAAATTGTTTCTACCGCTACAGTCTCCTCTGTCATGCTATTGGTTAGCAAGACAGCATTTGTTGATGAAGGAACTTATATTGCCCGTCAAAATCTGACAACTGGAGCAATTGGTGCATCGACTCTTTCTTTGGATCTTTCCAATAATACAGATGTTGCTAAAGCTACTCAATTGTATGCTCGTATTGGTGTAAAAGCTACTGGTGCAGATCAGGCTATTTATTCTGATGTAGTAAAAATTAAATAG
- a CDS encoding DUF5127 domain-containing protein, which yields MKRYFPFFLLFLLFVSCVSKQGETYSPAKISKLRAPAYPLVTIDPYTSAWSFSDQLNDDDVRHWTGKKHPMLGVLRVDGKSYRFMGKEETPLKVILPTSATTNWEALYTETKPGNDWYKASFNDVAWKKAKGAFGTDGMPNLITPWTSKDIWVRRSFELTEAIQNKPVYLEYSHDDIFELYINGVEVVSTGYEWKNNVMLELSDSIKATLKPGKNIITAHCHNQTGGGYVDFGLFTTPETKTSFDTKAVQKSANVMPTQTFYTFECGPVQLDLIFTSPLLMDDLELMTTPVNYITYQVKSLDGTKHDVQIYFDATPQWATNTDNQKVVSEKIEKNAITYLKTGTAEQAVLGKKGDDVRIDWGYFYLAAGNDRQASMKLGEYHTVKSEFNESGALSATNGNVSQNMQEEMPVLAYSRNLGKVDASSSNGYLMIGYDDLYSIQYFNENLMPYWKRNGKVDIYQAFEKAAGNYVSVMHRCGDFDKQLMEQATKDGGESYAELCALSYRQAIAAHKLVESKDGELLFLSKENFSNGSIGTVDVTYPSAPLFLVYNSDLLKGMLNPIFYFSESGKWNKPFAAHDVGTYPLANGQTYGGDMPVEECGNMLTLTAAIAIMEGNADYAKKHWTVLTTWADYLKKEGLDPENQLCTDDFAGHFAHNANLSIKAIMGIAGYGIMAEMMGEKEIAEQYIGAAKVMAAKWETMANDGDHYKLTFDQAGTWSQKYNLIWDKLFQSNIFPADITAKEMSYYITKQNKYGLPLDSRKTYTKSDWILWSACLTDNPEDFKQLLTPVYNYVNETTTRMPLSDWHETTDGNSVGFRARSVVGGYFMKMLENKMKDVKAASSK from the coding sequence ATGAAAAGGTATTTCCCATTTTTCCTGTTGTTTTTACTCTTTGTTTCGTGTGTTTCGAAGCAGGGTGAAACTTATTCACCGGCTAAAATAAGTAAACTTCGGGCTCCGGCTTATCCGTTGGTAACTATCGATCCTTATACCAGTGCATGGTCTTTTTCCGATCAGCTAAACGATGATGATGTTCGCCACTGGACAGGTAAAAAACATCCCATGTTGGGCGTTTTACGCGTGGATGGAAAGTCTTATCGCTTTATGGGAAAAGAAGAAACACCTTTGAAAGTTATTCTTCCTACTTCTGCAACAACAAACTGGGAGGCTTTGTATACAGAAACAAAACCTGGAAATGATTGGTATAAAGCGTCATTTAATGATGTTGCATGGAAAAAAGCAAAGGGTGCTTTTGGAACAGATGGAATGCCTAACCTTATTACTCCCTGGACAAGTAAGGATATTTGGGTACGTCGCAGCTTTGAACTAACGGAAGCTATTCAGAACAAGCCTGTTTATCTCGAATATTCTCATGATGATATTTTTGAACTTTATATTAACGGTGTAGAGGTTGTATCTACAGGTTACGAATGGAAAAATAATGTAATGCTTGAACTTTCGGACAGCATTAAAGCAACACTTAAACCCGGAAAAAATATTATTACTGCTCATTGCCATAATCAAACCGGCGGAGGTTATGTAGACTTTGGTTTGTTTACCACTCCCGAAACTAAAACATCTTTTGATACGAAAGCTGTTCAGAAATCGGCCAATGTAATGCCAACGCAGACTTTTTATACCTTCGAATGTGGTCCTGTTCAGCTGGATTTGATCTTTACTTCGCCTTTATTGATGGACGACCTGGAATTAATGACTACTCCGGTTAACTATATTACGTATCAGGTTAAGTCGTTGGACGGAACAAAGCATGATGTGCAGATTTATTTTGATGCTACGCCTCAATGGGCAACAAATACGGATAACCAGAAGGTGGTTTCCGAAAAGATAGAAAAAAATGCGATTACTTACCTAAAGACCGGAACTGCCGAACAGGCTGTTTTAGGAAAAAAAGGTGATGATGTTCGCATTGACTGGGGTTACTTTTATTTGGCTGCTGGTAATGATAGACAAGCTTCCATGAAACTTGGAGAATATCACACTGTTAAAAGTGAGTTCAATGAAAGCGGAGCTTTATCAGCAACTAACGGAAATGTTTCTCAGAATATGCAGGAAGAAATGCCTGTTTTGGCTTATAGTCGTAACCTGGGTAAGGTGGATGCTTCTTCAAGCAACGGTTACCTGATGATTGGTTATGATGATTTGTATTCTATTCAATATTTTAATGAAAATCTGATGCCTTACTGGAAAAGGAACGGCAAAGTGGATATTTATCAGGCATTCGAAAAAGCGGCTGGTAATTATGTTTCTGTAATGCACCGATGTGGTGATTTTGACAAGCAGTTGATGGAGCAGGCAACGAAAGATGGTGGTGAAAGTTATGCCGAACTTTGCGCACTTTCTTATCGTCAGGCTATCGCAGCTCATAAACTTGTTGAAAGCAAAGATGGCGAACTATTATTCTTATCTAAAGAGAACTTTAGTAATGGTTCGATTGGAACAGTCGATGTAACGTATCCTTCGGCACCGTTGTTTCTTGTTTATAATTCTGATTTGCTGAAAGGCATGCTTAATCCGATATTCTATTTCAGTGAATCTGGAAAATGGAACAAGCCTTTTGCCGCTCATGATGTGGGTACTTATCCTTTGGCTAACGGACAGACTTACGGTGGGGATATGCCAGTTGAGGAATGTGGTAATATGCTGACTCTTACCGCTGCAATTGCGATAATGGAGGGTAATGCTGATTATGCAAAGAAACACTGGACTGTGCTGACTACCTGGGCTGATTATCTTAAAAAAGAAGGTCTTGATCCGGAAAATCAATTGTGTACGGACGATTTTGCCGGACACTTTGCTCACAATGCCAATCTTTCTATCAAAGCAATAATGGGTATTGCCGGTTATGGTATCATGGCTGAAATGATGGGTGAAAAGGAAATAGCAGAACAGTATATTGGTGCTGCCAAGGTGATGGCTGCTAAATGGGAGACAATGGCTAACGATGGAGATCATTATAAACTTACGTTTGACCAGGCCGGAACCTGGAGCCAGAAGTACAACCTGATATGGGATAAATTGTTTCAATCCAATATCTTCCCTGCCGATATTACTGCTAAAGAAATGTCTTATTATATAACAAAACAAAATAAATATGGATTACCTTTGGACAGCCGGAAAACATATACCAAGAGTGACTGGATTTTGTGGAGTGCTTGTCTGACTGATAATCCCGAAGATTTTAAACAGCTACTTACACCTGTTTATAACTATGTGAATGAGACAACCACCCGTATGCCTTTAAGTGACTGGCATGAAACAACGGATGGTAATTCGGTTGGTTTTCGCGCAAGATCGGTTGTGGGAGGTTATTTTATGAAGATGCTGGAGAATAAGATGAAAGATGTAAAAGCAGCTTCTTCTAAGTAA